A stretch of Sulfitobacter sp. THAF37 DNA encodes these proteins:
- the nuoG gene encoding NADH-quinone oxidoreductase subunit NuoG: MSDLRKIIIDGKEVETEGAMTLIQACEQAGVEIPRFCYHERLSIAGNCRMCLVEVVGGPPKPAASCAMQVKDLRPGPEGQPPVVKTNSPMVKKAREGVMEFLLINHPLDCPICDQGGECDLQDQAMAYGVDFSRYREPKRATEDLDLGPLVGTHMTRCISCTRCVRFTTEVAGVHKMGQTGRGEDAEITSYLGETLESNLQGNIIDLCPVGALVSKPYAFTARPWELTKTESIDVMDALGSNIRVDTKGREVMRMLPRNHDGVNEEWISDKTRFVWDGLRRQRLDTPYIRENGKLRKADWPEALAAAAAAMKGKKVAGLVGDLSSVEAAYALKQLVESQGGSVECRTDGAKLPAGNRSAYVGTARVEDIDDARAIMLIGTNPAIEAPVLNARIRKAWTRGANVGVIGEAADLTYEYDHLGTGPDMLTELLGRDHTDVQDTPSMIIVGQGALARQDGEAVLAAAMALADATKSSIMVLHTAASRVGAMDVGAVTDGGISAALDGAEVIYNLGADEGDIPAGPFVIYQGSHGDRGAHRADIILPGAAYTEESGLFVNTEGRPQVAQRASFAPGQAKENWAILRALSAEMDATLPFDSLAALRRALVDAVPHLGDVDVVAENDWQPLEQGALDSAAFSAAIADFYLSNPIARASQLMAELSANAAARRAKPMAAE; the protein is encoded by the coding sequence ATGAGCGACCTGCGCAAGATCATCATCGATGGCAAGGAAGTCGAAACCGAAGGGGCGATGACGCTCATTCAAGCGTGCGAGCAGGCGGGGGTCGAGATCCCGCGTTTCTGCTATCACGAGCGGCTTTCGATTGCCGGCAACTGCCGCATGTGTCTGGTAGAGGTCGTGGGCGGCCCGCCGAAACCGGCGGCAAGTTGCGCGATGCAGGTCAAGGATCTGCGCCCCGGTCCCGAAGGACAGCCACCGGTGGTGAAAACCAACAGCCCGATGGTCAAGAAGGCCCGCGAGGGCGTCATGGAGTTTCTGCTGATCAATCACCCGCTGGATTGCCCGATCTGCGACCAGGGCGGCGAATGCGATCTGCAGGATCAGGCAATGGCCTATGGCGTGGATTTCTCGCGCTACCGTGAACCCAAGCGGGCGACCGAGGACCTTGATCTCGGTCCGCTAGTGGGGACGCATATGACGCGCTGTATCTCCTGCACCCGTTGCGTGCGCTTCACGACCGAAGTGGCCGGCGTGCACAAGATGGGCCAGACCGGCCGCGGCGAAGATGCCGAGATCACCAGCTATCTGGGCGAAACGCTCGAAAGCAACCTGCAGGGCAACATCATTGATCTGTGCCCCGTGGGCGCGCTGGTCAGCAAGCCTTATGCTTTCACCGCGCGTCCCTGGGAATTGACCAAGACCGAATCCATCGACGTGATGGATGCGCTGGGGTCGAATATCCGGGTGGATACCAAGGGCCGCGAAGTGATGCGTATGCTGCCGCGCAACCATGACGGCGTGAACGAGGAATGGATTTCCGACAAGACCCGCTTTGTCTGGGACGGGCTGCGCCGCCAGCGGCTCGATACGCCCTACATTCGCGAGAACGGCAAGCTGCGCAAGGCGGACTGGCCCGAGGCGCTGGCGGCAGCGGCTGCCGCGATGAAGGGCAAAAAGGTGGCGGGGCTGGTCGGTGATCTGTCCTCGGTCGAAGCGGCCTATGCGTTGAAACAGCTGGTCGAAAGCCAGGGCGGTTCGGTGGAATGCCGCACCGATGGCGCGAAACTGCCTGCGGGCAACCGGTCGGCCTATGTCGGCACCGCCAGGGTCGAGGATATCGACGACGCCAGGGCGATCATGCTCATCGGTACAAATCCGGCCATCGAGGCGCCCGTGCTCAACGCGCGAATCCGCAAGGCATGGACCAGGGGTGCCAATGTGGGCGTGATCGGCGAAGCTGCTGATCTGACTTATGAGTATGATCATCTTGGTACTGGCCCGGACATGTTGACAGAGCTGTTGGGCCGGGACCACACGGACGTTCAGGACACGCCGTCGATGATCATCGTCGGTCAGGGCGCCTTGGCGCGTCAGGATGGCGAGGCGGTGCTGGCCGCGGCCATGGCACTGGCCGATGCGACGAAATCTTCCATTATGGTGTTGCACACGGCGGCAAGCCGCGTCGGCGCGATGGATGTGGGCGCTGTGACCGACGGTGGCATCAGTGCCGCGCTTGACGGGGCAGAGGTGATCTACAACCTGGGCGCCGACGAGGGCGATATCCCTGCCGGTCCTTTCGTGATCTATCAGGGCAGCCATGGCGACCGGGGTGCGCACCGCGCGGATATCATCCTTCCGGGTGCGGCCTATACCGAAGAATCAGGGCTGTTCGTGAACACCGAAGGCCGCCCGCAGGTTGCGCAACGCGCCAGCTTTGCCCCCGGTCAGGCCAAGGAAAACTGGGCCATTCTGCGCGCATTGAGCGCCGAGATGGACGCGACGCTGCCGTTCGATTCCCTTGCGGCGCTGCGCCGGGCGCTGGTGGACGCGGTGCCGCATCTGGGTGACGTGGACGTGGTGGCCGAGAATGACTGGCAGCCGCTTGAGCAGGGCGCGCTCGACAGCGCGGCGTTCAGCGCAGCGATCGCCGACTTCTATCTGTCGAATCCGATCGCGCGGGCCAGCCAGTTGATGGCTGAACTGTCAGCCAATGCCGCGGCGCGCCGTGCCAAACCCATGGCGGCGG